Genomic segment of Jaculus jaculus isolate mJacJac1 chromosome 6, mJacJac1.mat.Y.cur, whole genome shotgun sequence:
taattttctctttttttggtttgttgaggtagggtttcactctagtccaggctgacttggaattcagtatgtagtctcgctgtggccttgagctcatggtgatccttttacctctgcctcccaagtgctggaattaaaggcatgccccaccatgcccagccctaagtCTTAATTTTTGAGACTAACTTTAAAGCCCAATCTGGTCAGGAACAAAGGACAGttttcctgcctgagcctcctgtGTGGTATGAGCCATAATACTCAGTTTTAGAatctagcattttattttttaattcatacaGATTTCTCTGGGTCTGTATTTTAGGAAACAGGCATCAAGACCAAAGCATTGAAGATCAGTATAAAAGGCCTAGAAGAAATCTAGGGTAAGTTGTTCTTGCAAAACAATGTTCTTTGAAGGAATCTAAGTATGTCATGTAATTTATAAAACAAGCACAACTTTAAATGtgctcttgattttcttttttttttttttaagtaagaaacattctcagtatgaCATCAGTGACAAATTAGTTGACTTGCCAAAAGTACTAAGAATGATACTGTTTTCATAATAGCTAGGGTGAGGCCATGTTGTAAAGTTATCCACTTATATTCAAACACTTGAGACATGCCAGGAAACctgcattttccatcatatttgcATAAGTCTAATATCTACTAATAAATGGAAAATCATTAACAATCCACTGTTAATAATGTGCTCATAATTATACAGAAATCATACAGTATAGATTCTGTATAAGGAAGTAAGGTAATGTGGAGAAACCATCAGTGAGATTGCAAAACTTAATGTGGTAAAGCAACTTCCTACTAGAGTGAATCCACATGGATGCCGTCTGTGTGAAATCTTAAATCATCATTTCCTTCACAGGCGCATCATATCTCCCTTTGGACATCAACCACCTATCATTGAGGAATACAGAGAGAAACCATATGAACTTAGACAACACAGAAAGCCCTCAGCTTGTCTCACAGGTGTTCAGAGAGAAACAGGACACACTGGAAAAGGACCGCCAAAATATATGACACGTGGAAAAGCCTTCAGCCTTTCTAGTCCTGATAGAAACTATAAAGAGGTCCACGGTGGAGAGAAGCCCAGTGAACGGAAGCAATGTGGTACAACCTTTCCTCCGTCCATTTCCATCCAAAAACATAAGCAGACTAGTAAAGGCCAGAAGCCATACAAATGTAAATATTGTGGGAAAACCTTCAGTGTATCTGTTTCCGTTAAAAGACATGAACAAGCCCATGCTGGAAAAAAGCACTATGAATGTGAACAATGTAATACGACCTTTCTTTCTCCGGAAAGTTTTCAAACCCATATGATAGTTAAACACACTGGAAGTGGAAATTTCAAGTGTAAGGTATGTGGGAAGACATTTCCATATCCCAGCTTGCTTAGAGTACATCAAAGAACtcatactggagagaagccctatAAATGTGAACTGTGTGATAAAGCTTTCTCTGCTTTTACTTCCTTCCAAAGACACGAACAATAtcacactggagaaaagcccTATAAGTGTGAACAATGTGGCAAAACCTTCTTTAGTGTCATCGATGTTAAGAGACATCAGAAGTCTGTGCATTCTGAAAATGGACATTTGAAATGTAAAGTATGTgggaaaacatttcattttctctgcaTGTTTAGAAGACACGAAATATCTCATACTGGAGAGAAGCCTTTTGAGTGTCAGCAGTGTGGTAAAACCTTTGGAGTTTCCAGTTCTTTTCATAGACATAAACGGAGTCATAGTGAGGAAAAGCCCTATCAGTGTAAACAGTGTGATAAAAGATTCAAATGCCTATATTCCCTTCAAACCCATGAAAGAACTCATACGGGAGAGAGGCCCTATAAATGCAAAGATTGCGGTAAAACTTTCATTTATGGCAGTACATTTAGAAGACACAAAAGAAGTCATACTGGAGAGAAGCTCTTTGAGTGTAAACAGTGTGGGAAAGGCTTCACTTCTAATACTTCCCTTCGATGCCATGAAAGATGtcatactggagagaagccctatgaatgtaaaTACTGTGGAAAACTCTTCTCTACTACTTATATTAAAAAACATGAAATGACTCACCTTGGAATCACtacacaattaaaaattaaaaagtagctgagcacggtggtgcacgcctttaatcccagcacttgggaggcagaagtaggaggattaccttgagtttgaggccaccctgaatctacatagtgaattccaggtcagtttggactacagcaagaccctacctcaaaaaattttttaaaaagtaagacctTCTAGTACCCTTGATCTTAGCCAGAAGTCTTAAGAAGCAACAAGCCTTCTATTAATACAGtgccttttgaaaataaaaaagaacttacCCTGTACTAAGACCTTATGGgtacaaaaagaaatgaagggctagattgtaatggggaggtaatatgatggagaatggaatttcaaaggggaaattgtgggggtggggagggagggaattaccatgggatatttttttataatcatggaaaatgttaataaaattttttaaaaagagatactttctttaaaaattgtgagctggaaaaatggcttggcagttaaagtgtttgcctgcaaagcctaaggaccctggttcaattccccaagacccacttaagccagatgcacaaggggggcacatgcatctggattttgtttgcagcatctctgtttctttctctgacccccccctctctctctcaaataaataatgctttcttaaaaattgtaaaaaaaaaaaaaaaaaaaaaaagaaagaaaaagaaatgaagggctagaggaatggtttagtggatttagtggttaaggcacttgcctgcaaagccaaagggcacaggttcaattccccaggacacaagtaagctagatgcacaagatggtgcatgtgtctagagttcttttgcagtggctggagaccctgacatgccattctctccctctctgcctctttttctctgtcaaataaacaaaacaaaaaaaaatatttttaaataaatgaaaacctcACActgtagattgtgtgtgtgtgtgtgtttgtttctgtaTTGCTGGTGGTAAATATAGGGCCTGGCTATCACATAACCATTCAGAACTTAGAAAGATTAtttataggctagagagatggcttagtgtttaagcacttgcctgtaaagcctaatgaccccggttcaaggctcaattcctcaggacccatgt
This window contains:
- the LOC101608992 gene encoding zinc finger protein 627-like — translated: MAKGKAINTYTDSRTETANVVAKKILEEILPRFGIPKVIGSDNGPAFVAQEVRCQPCATAQRQDPGDGRRRNLSLRSLGLDFGPCHSRLRGRPAASPGSAPLAAAETSAAPPRARADLPELELATGEPGACWKSEMNSVTMEDVAVNFSKEEWALLDPFQKKLYREVMKEVCSNLASIGNRHQDQSIEDQYKRPRRNLGRIISPFGHQPPIIEEYREKPYELRQHRKPSACLTGVQRETGHTGKGPPKYMTRGKAFSLSSPDRNYKEVHGGEKPSERKQCGTTFPPSISIQKHKQTSKGQKPYKCKYCGKTFSVSVSVKRHEQAHAGKKHYECEQCNTTFLSPESFQTHMIVKHTGSGNFKCKVCGKTFPYPSLLRVHQRTHTGEKPYKCELCDKAFSAFTSFQRHEQYHTGEKPYKCEQCGKTFFSVIDVKRHQKSVHSENGHLKCKVCGKTFHFLCMFRRHEISHTGEKPFECQQCGKTFGVSSSFHRHKRSHSEEKPYQCKQCDKRFKCLYSLQTHERTHTGERPYKCKDCGKTFIYGSTFRRHKRSHTGEKLFECKQCGKGFTSNTSLRCHERCHTGEKPYECKYCGKLFSTTYIKKHEMTHLGITTQLKIKK